aaattcaatctctGTTGTCTTCTTGTAAGGCTGGAAGAaatctctctttcccctttcttcctctccatATATATATTGAATGGGTGTGTTTTGAACACTGTATTGTACTTCATTTATATGTTTGATGTACATCAAAGAAAAGTTGattaatgaatttatttatttttttaaaaaaaaacccatatctGGACAGTTTTGTGGATGAAAAACATTTCTTAAACCATGctggatgcttttttaaaaaacacatcatttttattgatgtaattcaaaaataaaataatatagatAGATACATTAACATAAGTGCAACATCCATGCACAAATAAAAAAGGTATTAATGGCATCAAGGGGACCTTTGGCATCAGTGTTACTGATTGAATGTGTGGCTCTGACTCTTTAGTATCCCCATTTTTCTGTGCACTCATTGCTGGCTTTTCCCAAGTAAACACTTTCTAGTCCAGCCAGAGACACAGGCGGGAACACAATGAAAGTGAGAGCCATAACCATGAGAATTCTTAAACTACCCAAAGCCAAGAACCCCAAATTCTATCCCATTGTATCTGGTCAGGTCTGAAGGGGTTTCTGTGGTTAATTCTCTCCAATCGCATTCTGGAATCCTGAATGCATCAATAGCATATATTAAAAATGAACTGAATGGATTGAGAcaagcatgcatgcatgtatgtccTTTGTCCGCGGACTACCTACATTCCTGGGGGATATGTTATGCTGGCTTTCCCCCAGCTGGCATTTGGACTAATCCCATAGGGCCATAGATAGGGGTTGAATCTGCTGTGcgtgttgtggtggtggtgggaaaagcAGAGATCAGAGAGGCTATTGAGTTGCCACTTCCAGAGTGGAACCTGAATATAATAGTGTCCCAAGTCCAAATGACCCTGTTGGTAGCCCTGCCTAGCACTATTTATGTGCTTTACTGTGAATGCTTTTGTCCTGAAGAGGGCAGGATTGGTTAAGGCTTCCTGCAACTTGCTCTTCTTTGCAGAAACCACTGTTGCTCTATGAAGAGAGTCCAACACACCATGCTACCCAGCTTAGATAGGAGCATCATGACCGTCACATGGGTGTCTAATAGGAgcatgggcaggggggcagggggggcagggggacagctcccccctagatcaagtaaaacaatagaaataactaactgaccaatcatgccggttctgcccccccctaacaaaaaccctggctacgcccatgaataGGAGTAGTGGGAAATGTCTTACATCTTCTGTTCTGCCCCTCTCAGCTTTCCCTGTGGCTAGAATCCTGTTCCTAGCTGCAACCGCAAGCATCAACAACCATGTCAGGAATGTCTGTCTTTATGAGGTTGCTATTGGGATCAAAGTAGAGCAAAGAAAGGGACCGTCGCTGTGTGGGGACGCAGCAAGAACGGCCAGCAGTCTGGATGTTGTTGGCTTTGACCAAGTTGAAGACAGTTGTGTGGAAGGAGGCTGCTACCCCAGGTGAGCCAGCCAGGTGCATTGGGCACTCACCCATGCAATAGTTTATCTGATAACCTTCTGGCTTGAAGATCCAGTCATTCCAACCAATGTCCCGAAAGTCTACGTAATAGTCTTTTCTGCAGCACAGGTCAGAGTTCTGGTCGCAGCTCAGGCTGCGCTTAGCTACCCGGTGGCCAGGCTCCCGTATCTTGGCCTTAACCATCAAGAAGGGCTGTTGGGAGCTTCCGGTAGCAGTCAGCAAAGAGTCGATGCTGGGGTGGCAGCCCTCACACTGCAGCTCCAGGCACAGCGCCGTCTCCTCACGCTCAAGGAAGCTCTGCAGATCTGGCATGAGGGAGAAAGTGTGCCAGCTGCTGCCTTTGCTCTCCAGCTGCTGCCGCTCCCCAAGGGCCACTCGTTGCTGCCCTGCCAGGTAGACCTGCAGCGTGATGTTCTGGTGAGCCTTAAGGTACAGCCACAGCTCAGCCTGGAGGATGTGCATGTCTTGGCCTTTTGGATGTGTCAGCTGGAACTGTAGGACCCCAGAGGGCTCTGTAGAGGGGAAGACAATCATATGAAAATCTTAGGAATGCTAATCCTGACGTGCCCCAGAAAAGCTACCACCATGCCTGAACCAGAGTCCTTTAATTAGGGTCAAAAATATGTCCCAGAGTTGCCTTGCCCTCACTTCACATTTATTTTCTACATTTGTATTATGCCTCTGAAGAACCCCATGAGGTAGATAGGCTGAGGCCAAGTGCTCTTCCGGCATTCTCCTGCAAACGTGTGGAGGGAGCAGCAGAGCCCCACAAGGCACCCCCAATGTCCCCATCCTGGCCAGCTGCAGCGCCTGACCTTTGGGCGTTGTGCTTCAAGCATCTGGTTGAATGCATGGAGAACCCTCCTAATGATAGGGAACCCTGGTCATGCTGATGGAACCAACAAAGGTAGGGATGCAGGGTCTGGGACTAGTGTGAACAGCTCTATTCCCCCCTTTCACACGTGGGGGAATAATGCCTGACCCTAATGGTGAATACCATGATTCACCTAAGGGTGCCCTTCTTAATTGAGCATGGCTCTAAACCAAGCAATAATGTTCTTTCTAATAGATTGTTATTGTTCATTGGCTGCCAAAAAATTCAAGCCCTGTACAAAACATGTGGGAAGACAGGTTCTGCTGAAACAGACAAACAAtcccaaataaataaagaacaaaataataaaaaaggaggaGTATGCTGAAATGAAAACCTATCTACTACCCCACACTGGTTCTCGCCAGCTGTTCTTCCACCCCCACTATAATTCTATTATAAAAAGCCATTTCCTCCACATTCCTTATGAGCAACATCACTGCCCCCTTTTGGTGGGATAGcctggaatattttttaaaaccacttgACCCAACAACCTTAGAACAATATGCCAAGAAGCTTGATTGCTTAGTCTCACTCAGCATTGGGTGGCCTACCAGCCAAACATGGGTGGGTTTTTctggtaaatatttttttatttgcagccaAACACACGTTGAGCCCGCAACACTAGGTCCAGGTGGATTTCTGCCATGCAATGGTCACAAAGGTCATTCCATAGTAGAAAGAGCAAAAAATTGTGCAAATACCTAAATAAATCCATCAAAATTCTGAGTGCTTATCACTAATACCACAGTATGACCAATCACTCCTTGcccaaatgggggtggggaaggtaggGAACCTGcaatcctccagatattgctgaactacaattcccatcagcgcccccaaccagcatggccaatgaacaagagattatgggagttgcagtcccctGATCTAGACACTCTTCTGAGTGCACCTCACTGAGATGAACTTGGTCCCTAAGTTCTCAGGAGCACACAGAAAGAATGGGGTCAGAGAAGTGGGTGTTTGTGACAGCTGTGGTGTCTGCCTGGGGTGTATGGGTCTGAATACCCatttgctgggaaccacaagtgggGACAGTTCTGTTGTACACAGGTTCtgcttgcttgtgggcttccgacagggacacctggttggcccaggtgggaacaggttgctggactagatgggtcattggccagaTCCATCAGGGCCCATCTTATGTAGTTAATTAAATTAGGCATCCAGCAAGCACAGTGGTGTGGGATATTCCTCCAGCTGCCACCATTCGGAAGAATAGTAAATAACAGgctgaagctccccccccccactgttaaAGGCATAAAAAGGGTAGCAATGCTACGCTAGCTAAGCTTCATCCTGTTTACTAGCTACTTCCAGTGAACCCATCCTATACTGCACATTAAGCAGAGAGGGCAGAAGGTGACAGGAGGTCATTTTTAAGAGAGGAGAAGGTAGTATGATAGAGGCGTCAGCATCACTGTCTGAGGCACACAGACTCATTTTTTTAACTGCTGGTGGAACAagttttgcaggtttttaaagaAGTGATCATGGCATGGACATGCACACTGCTGGCAACACCACTTCTACTAATACCATCttcactcatctctctctctcagaaaaaAAACATATGTCTGCAGCCTGGGATATGCCACAGAAAACTGGATTAATGAGAAATTTAGCAACCTGTCCACTCTCACCACTACCACACACATTGCCCTCCTCCCCCTGCAGTTGATATTTTTCAGCACACTGTCGGAATCTACCCAGCTCTCCCATTACAGTGCAATGAATAACTACAAGTCTCTGCTCTCAAGTGCACTTTGTATGCAGCAGTtatttgcggggggtggggggagctgttgGCACATCCGACTTACATTCTCTCCATCATAATATTCAAGTCCTGGGCCATGCACCAGGAAGAGCTATGAAGACTCACCTGTCTCTGCAAAACTAATGATCTCGTACCCCTGTTCATCAGGCTCGGGGTTCTGCCAGCTGGAGAAGTGCCCAAGTCTGTCCATCCGGGCTTTGCCCAGGTGCAGGCGGCGTAGGGCGTTGGCCACTGCCCCACGTGGCACTGGGTGGGTGATGTTGGGCCTCTCGCTCAAGTTTAGTTTCTGCAGGATCTGCTGCTTGGCTAATTCGACCAGAAAGGCTTTCTCAGCACTGGGCTCCAGAGGCGGCACCCGACAGGAAGGACACGCAGGCTTGCCCTCGATCCAGGCCAaagaagtccatagcaaggccagcgTGGCCAGAGGAGTCCAGCTGCCCTGGGGGCTGTAGGTGGGAGCCATGAAGAGCCCAAGTGTGGGAGGGAGCAAGATACAGCAGAGGAGGTGGTTTTGTTGCCACGTAGTTCTTGTGACAGTAACTAGAACTCACGAATTGTGCCTGCGCTGGGACCAGCTGCTTGCATCTTAGCCTAAAAGGAATGGCAATCTGCCCTGGGTTCAAGGAGGATAATTGCTAACCCCTGGCAACTCCTTTGCTTCCTGTTGCTCTCCCTGCTTCTTGGGGCTGGGTGGATCTGCTGCTGGTGCCGAGGTGAAGCAGGTGTTGATCCCTCGAGAGATCTCAGCTCATTGACTGGCTGCTCCAGAGTGCCAGGCAGCTATGCTCCTCAGTATTTGTCACTCAGCCAGTCTGGCCCTGCCCTTTGTGCCTCTCTGATTGGCTGGCTCACCTAGTGCCCCAGGGAGGTTTACTCCAGTTGGGGAGGAAGGGCTTAGCAAAAGGGGATGACAGGCTCCCTTTGGTGGAAACAGGTGCCTGAAGAAAGAGAACACAATTTGCCATGATGTAAAGCAAAGCAGGAGTAGGATTGCATTGGGAAGGGCTTTTCACAGCCCTACAGCGAAGAGAGGCTTAAGGTGAGAGAAAATGGCAAAGCATAGGGGTGGGATGTGGGGAACAACAGTTTGCCTCCACCTTTGGAAGAACCCCAGAGAAAAtgtacattgcagtagtccaagcgggagataactagagcatgcacaactctggtgagacagtctgcaagcaggtagggcaggcatccccaaacttcggccctccagatgttttagcctacaactcccatgatccctagctaacaggaccagtggtcggggaagatgggaattgtagtccaaaacatctggaggaccgaagtttggggatgcctgaggtagggtctcagctgctgtaccagatggagctggtagacagctgccctggacacagaattgacctgtgcctccatggacagctgtgactccaaaatgactcccaggctgcgcacctgatccttcaggggcacctttaccccattcaggaccagggagtcctctacacctgctcaccccgtccccccaaaactgttttgtcaggattcaacctcaatctgttagccgccatccatccctcaaccgcctccagacactcacacaggaccttcactgccttcactggttctgagtCTTTAAACTTTAAAGCAACCACTTTGAGAAGATGTTAGTGGGCATAGAGAAAAGTCCCAAGATATAGGTAAGAACAGGTAGAACCTCTAATCACATCTATCCAGCACCACAGTATGCTAGCAAGCAGATAAATTACTTAAAAGCCTTCTGAAATGATTGCTTCCTGGAATTCTCATCTTCCAGAAGCCACAAACTCCTTATCTGCTGCTGATAAATCCTCTGGTGATTATTAACAACGGTGAGGAAATGTGTCTGTGATTATCAGCTGGTTTCCCTTTCTGCACCATGACGTCTGTGGCAGGTGAGGTGCCACATTACTTGCACTGCTCAGGGTTCCATCACCTTGATACATCAGCGAAGTTTTGCTCAGGTGCCAAGGTCCCTCACTGGAGTTGCAGATCTTAACTTCTATGATGGAGAAAAACCTTTGGATTGCAGGGCTGTCAGTACTAACAGTTTCTGTAACCACTTTTCTGCAGCTATGTTTCGTATCTGGAATATGCAATGTAAACTAAAGAACCTATGCAAATTTACTTCattgatgggcttgagggcatcctgagcaagtttgcagacgacaccaaattgggaggggtggctaataccccagaggacaggatcacacttcaaaatgaccttaacagattagacaactgggccaaagcaaacaagatgaattttaacaaggagaaatgcactacacttgggcaaaaaaaataaaaaatgaaaggcacaaatacaggatgggtgacacctggcttgagagcagtacgtgtgaaagggatctaggggtcttggtagaccacaaacttgacatgagtcagcagtgtgatgcagcagctaaaaaagccaatgcaattctgggctgcatcaataggagtatagcatctagatcaagggaagtaatagtaccactgtattctgctctggtcagacctcacctggagtactgtgtccagttctgggcaccacagttcaagaaggatactgacaagctggaacgtgtccagaagagggcaaccaaaatggtcaaaggcctggaaacgatgccttatgaggaacggcttagggagctgggtatgtttagcctggagaaaagaaggttaaggggtgatatgatagccatgttcaaatatataaaaggatattatatagaggagggataaagattgttttctgccgctccagagagcaatggattcaaactacaagaaagaagattccacctaaacattaggaagaacttcctgacagtaagagctgttcggcagtggaatttgctgccaaggagtgtggtggagtctccttctttggaggtctttaagcagaggcttgacaggcagatgtcaagaatgctttgatggtgtttcctgcatggcagggggttggactggatggcccttgtggtctcttccaactctatgattctatgacctaacTCTGGCTGTGTAATTGGGGTTCTGTATTGCCTtgtatttaacttatatgcagaattcaccatgcgaaaggctggactggatgactcccaagccggaattaagatcgccagaagaaatatcaacaacctcagatatcctgatgacacaaccttgatggcagaaagtgaggaggaattaaataaccttttaatgagggtgaaagaggagagcgcaaaatatggtctgacgctcaacatcaaaaaaaactaagatcatggccactggtcccatcacctcctggcaaatagaaggggaagaaatggaggcagtgagagattttactttcttgggttccatgatcactgcagatggtgacagcagccacgaaattaaacaatgcctgcttcttgggagaaaagcaatgacaaacctagacagcatcttaaaaagcagagataaaggtccgtatagttaaagctatggttttcccagtagtgatgtatggaagtgagagctggaccataaagaaggctgattgaattttggtgctggaggagactcttgagagtcccatggacttcaagaagatcaaacctatccattctgaaggaaatcagccctgagtgctcactggaaggacagattgtgaagctgaggctccaatactttggccacctcatgagaagagaagactccctggaaaagaccctgatgttgggaaagatggagggcactaggagaaggggatgacagaggatgagatggttggacagtgttctcgatgctaccaacatgagtctgaccaaactgtgggaggcagtgcaagacaggagtgcctggcgtgctctggtccatgggatcacgaagagtcggacacgactaaacgactaaacaacaacattgccgTCACAGAGTCTGGACTCCCTGCTGCTCTGTTTCCCCAGAGAGTAGAACCACTTGGAGGAACAAATGGTCAGTGCTACATATTAGTAGCCTGACCCTGACAAGGAAATGAGCCCCATCACATACCACGGTGGTGAGACTGTTGTTGCACTACCAGCAACACCAGAAATAACATCAGTATCAATGCTGTTTGTGAATTAAACTGCCTGCAAAGGCATCACTACAAATTCTGGCAACAGAAGGTGAGGCTTATTAAATCTGGAAAGAAGGGAGAGACATATTATTACAAATAATTGGTTGATTCAATACCTTCTCCAATGAGACTCAAGATGGTTTATATTCCATGCCCCATAAATTCTAATGGTAGAAAACATTATTCATAATActtctgttgaattcagtgggaatgAAAAGCACTGAACCTGGCTAGATAGCCCATGCCCTATTTTTTATACAGCATCAACATGGTTCAAAATACTTACACAGctttaaaatggataaaacttAATTGCTATTAAATCACTTAGGGTGTAGCAGAAGTCAAAAGGGAGTGGATCGCACCAGGCTGGGAAGCTCAAGATATGGGTTCTCTCTCTTTGTTGAGATATGCTGGGATTGCAGGGATGAGAGTCAAGCATGTGAAATAAATCACACTCCCATGCATTTTAatgctggcacacacacacacacacacacaccccggtacCAGTGTCATGTTGAAGAAGTATGTGCATGGGCAGAGGAATGGAGACTGTAGCTCTTAGCAGTGCCTTTatctggggggaaaggtggcagaACTCACCGCTCTTGCTATCACTACTCACGCCACCAGCATGTGAACCTGAGTCAGGCAATTgttcatctagctcaatgttctaccaagggtgggaaaccttttcctTACCATTGACCTGTCAGAAAAATCAATTTGAAGCTGCAGCTAATAGCTGGTCATGCCCAAGTGGGCAGTGTTTGCTGAACTGCCAGATTGCAGAGTCCCCTCCCACAACAGAAAGGCTCAGCCTCTTGTGGGTATTAGCTTGTAAGCCTTGGGTTCCTCGTCCCAGCTCTAAACCGCCTGGCAATGGTTCTCCAAGGGGTTGCAGGTAGTTgttcccagccttacctagatATTCCAAGGATTGACCCACCTGGGGGTCTTTTTCATGCAGCATACAAGTTATTGAATGGGAAAGGCCATAGTTCAGTGCatgtagaaggccacaacttcagTTCTCAgcctctccaggtaaggcttggGGAAACTCTCTTCCGAaaccctggtgagctgctgccagctaATCCAGAGGAAGACAGTTCTGAGCTACCTGAACCAGTGATCTGGCTCCTTATGCAGCTTGGATTTGGTGTTCTGTCAGGAAAAAAGCCAGGAACTTTCTTGCATATTCACCTCTGGTGACTGAACACTGGATGCCCTAGTttaaatctctccctccctccctctccctccctctccctccctctccctccctccctctccctccctctctctctctctctctctctctctctctctctctctctctctctctctctctctctgtgtgtgtgtgtgtgtgtgtgtgttgggttagGATAGCAGGAGTGCAAATGCTTGCatacttagaataatagaattgtccctgaggatcatcttgccCTTGCAATACAGGGAATCTGGGTGGCCACAGTGAGGAGATTGCTGGACTTACATTGGCATCCTTTGGCCTGACCACCACTGGGACAAAGCTGCAAGTTCAGTCcccccaaaatgactcccaactTTGGCAAAAACTGCAGACTGAGATGGGGCTAATAGCAGGGGTTAAATTGGGCTTTCTTTCACCCGGGTCAAGAAGCCAGTTTGGCACCCCCCCATGCATATTTGCATACACTTACACACAActtgggagcctcaatggcactcctctggaggcttcacccgagCCAAAAATCAAGGTAGACttgctttaaatttaaattttaagttacaaaatttaaaaagtgttttttttttaaaaaaaatgttttcaaaaaattaatatgattatttttttaaaaaaatattttttaatatttctaAGATC
Above is a window of Zootoca vivipara chromosome 2, rZooViv1.1, whole genome shotgun sequence DNA encoding:
- the LOC118078432 gene encoding inhibin beta E chain, with protein sequence MAPTYSPQGSWTPLATLALLWTSLAWIEGKPACPSCRVPPLEPSAEKAFLVELAKQQILQKLNLSERPNITHPVPRGAVANALRRLHLGKARMDRLGHFSSWQNPEPDEQGYEIISFAETEPSGVLQFQLTHPKGQDMHILQAELWLYLKAHQNITLQVYLAGQQRVALGERQQLESKGSSWHTFSLMPDLQSFLEREETALCLELQCEGCHPSIDSLLTATGSSQQPFLMVKAKIREPGHRVAKRSLSCDQNSDLCCRKDYYVDFRDIGWNDWIFKPEGYQINYCMGECPMHLAGSPGVAASFHTTVFNLVKANNIQTAGRSCCVPTQRRSLSLLYFDPNSNLIKTDIPDMVVDACGCS